The following proteins come from a genomic window of Athalia rosae chromosome 1, iyAthRosa1.1, whole genome shotgun sequence:
- the LOC105683729 gene encoding succinate dehydrogenase assembly factor 3, mitochondrial, whose translation MNLTSQVQRVKFLYKTILKLHRGLPLEIQSLGNNYVRDEFRRHKNCNPAEAQVFMTEWADYATKLAEQLGLRGPQQAKKLGVDLNEDALEKLRDEQIHQLYELMVAATGKDDEKNTNKKV comes from the exons atgaatttaaccTCACAAGTACAACGAGTTAAGTTCCTCTACAAAACCATTCTCAAACTGCACCGGGGCTTACCTTTGGAAATTCAATCACTAGGTAATAATtatgtacgggatgaattcaggAGACACAAGAACTGCAATCCTGCCGAAGCTCAAGTTTTCATGACTGAATGGGCT GACTATGCAACAAAACTAGCTGAGCAGTTAGGATTGCGAGGACCGCAGCAAGCCAAAAAATTGGGTGTAGATTTAAATGAAGATGCGCTAGAGAAACTAAGAGATGAGCAAATACACCAACTCTATGAATTGATGGTAGCAGCTACTggaaaagatgatgaaaagaaTACAAACAAAAAAGTCTAA
- the LOC105683728 gene encoding UPF0547 protein C16orf87 homolog, whose amino-acid sequence MAKTKTISKGCPKCEQQVPVACKACPCGHSFFNARRSSIKSPPSPDGGVMKTRRTNRIKREKPNYYDALEYDKQTRKSAKIKRATESGTDIDCRQLNKKRKRRGKGKGKSGGSVGAGDDDEETEGVSALSPDKQLTCSLILQELNNKMGMVAWKP is encoded by the exons ATGGCTAAAACTAAAACAATTAGCAAAGGGTGCCCGAAATGTGAACAACAG GTCCCTGTGGCCTGCAAGGCCTGCCCATGTGGGCACTCATTTTTTAATGCGCGCAGGAGTTCTATCAAGAGCCCACCAAGCCCCGACGGGGGTGTAATGAAAACTAGACGGACGAATCGCATTAAGCGTGAAAAACCAAATTACTACGATGCTTTAGAATATGACAAACAGACACGAAAAAGTGCCAAG ATCAAACGAGCCACAGAATCAGGAACAGATATTGACTGCAGACAActtaataaaaaaagaaaaagacgaggaaaaggaaaaggcaAAAGTGGAGGAAGTGTCGGAGCAGGGGATGATGATGAAGAAACCGAAGGGGTTAGTGCACTTTCACCAGATAAACAACTCACCTGTTCACTCATCTTACAAGAATTGAATAACAAAATGGGCATGGTAGCATGGAAGCCATGA
- the LOC105683726 gene encoding monocarboxylate transporter 13-like isoform X2 translates to MTRTALIKTAPAEGELVPPDGGWGWLVLIAAVTVNFLIPGTVKSFGVLFVEFLEVFDASPAAAAWIPALCYFLYSSLGPLSSVLSVKYSYRTVTLIGGTFAAAGMMLSYFADSVIFLCISYGVLVGTGAGLAFPPTVYIVTSYFVRLRGLANGLCISGSALGSIFLPPVLGMLLKEYGYRGAVLIMGALTLNVWASALLYDPVEKHLKPAPASNDPEDPEVAEGVSITVASPDDEKNPNSPLISPQSNGNRSITVPKSASSVALENYKNTPIQGIARKVSVPSGNHMAGEMRSTPALHVVPERGDFDGGKLSRRRPPPRSPSTSSFNYISTPYHGSTLSALHPEHASTLTLNAISSTFKKSPEKDLKSESKKENKFFDVSLFKDPVYLVILISNSTNAVSYTNFVILLPAYAISLGYSKNMSSLLLSIVSILDLTGRIGGSALSDVAIMPKHWYFVGGLLVSGISLALLPMSTSYTMLAVSCGVFGLASGIYVGITAVIMADMLGMEKLTSSYGISLFVNGIIQLVGPPICGLVFEQIGSYGPLFTFLGVVLILGSSLWAYMPVIRKRQAKESMAVAVAERL, encoded by the exons ATGACGAGGACAGCACTCA tAAAAACAGCGCCGGCGGAGGGAGAGCTGGTACCCCCAGACGGAGGTTGGGGATGGCTGGTGCTCATCGCCGCCGttacggtgaattttttgataccgGGAACAGTGAAATCATTCGGTGTActttttgttgaatttctcGAAGTTTTTGACGCCTCACCCGCGGCCGCCGCCTGGATTCCGGCCCTTTGCTATTTCCTCTACAGTTCTCTGG GACCATTGTCCAGCGTCTTGTCGGTCAAATATTCCTACAGGACGGTAACGCTGATAGGCGGTACGTTTGCTGCGGCGGGGATGATGCTCAGTTACTTTGCCGAttccgttatttttctttgcattAG CTATGGAGTCCTCGTGGGAACTGGAGCGGGTCTCGCGTTTCCACCCACTGTTTACATAGTGACGTCTTACTTCGTTAGACTTAGGGGGCTCGCGAACGGTCTTTGCATTTCCGGAAGCGCGCTTGGTTCGATATTTCTACCACCGGTCCTCGGAATGCTTTTAAAGGAATATGGTTACAG AGGTGCCGTGCTGATAATGGGCGCTTTGACGTTGAACGTCTGGGCTAGCGCACTCCTCTATGATCCCGTAGAAAAACATCTAAAACCGGCACCGGCGAGCAACGATCCCGAGGATCCAGAGGTTGCGGAGGGAGTATCGATCACGGTAGCATCTCCGGACGACGAAAAGAACCCCAACAGCCCACTGATATCGCCGCAATCGAACGGCAACAGATCCATCACGGTACCGAAGAGTGCTTCTAGCGTTGCCttggaaaattataaaaatacaccaATTCAGGGAATCGCTCGAAAAGTTAGCGTGCCATCGGGAAATCATATGGCAGGTGAGATGCGGAGCACACCCGCGTTGCACGTTGTTCCCGAACGCGGTGATTTCGACGGTGGAAAATTGAGCAGGCGACGACCCCCTCCGAGATCTCCTAGTACTTCGTCATTCAATTATATCAGTACACCTTATCACGGTAGTACACTTTCAGCATTACATCCCGAACACGCTTCTACCCTGACTTTGAACGCGATTTCAAGCACCTTCAAAAAATCACCGGAAAAAGATTTAAAGAGCGAAAGTAAAAAGGAGAACAAATTCTTCGACGTTAGCTTATTCAAGGATCCGGTGTATCTTGTTATTCTGATATCAAATTCTACAAACGCCGTTAGTTACACAAACTTTGTAATCCTTTTGCCCGCCTACGCGATATCTTTAGGGTACAGCAAAAATATGTCATCGCTATTACTGTCGATCGTTTCCATCCTGGATTTGACCGGGCGAATCGGAGGATCGGCTTTGTCCGATGTCGCTATAATGCCGAAGCACTGGTACTTCGTAGGAGGACTTCTTGTTTCTGGAATTTCTCTAGCCCTCCTTCCCATGTCGACGTCGTACACAATGCTCGCCGTGTCCTGTGGGGTATTCGGGCTCGCCTCTGGAATATATGTTGGAATAACCGCGGTAATTATGGCAGATATGTTGGGGATGGAAAAGCTGACTTCATCCTACGGAATATCCTTGTTTGTAAATGGAATCATTCAGTTAGTCGGGCCACCGATATGCGGTCTGGTATTCGAGCAAATCGGAAGTTATGGTCCGCTTTTTACATTCCTTGGCGTCGTTCTAATCCTAGGATCATCACTGTGGGCTTATATGCCGGTGATTAGAAAACGACAAGCTAAGGAATCGATGGCAGTCGCTGTGGCTGAACGGTTATAG
- the LOC105683726 gene encoding monocarboxylate transporter 13-like isoform X1, whose translation MPQDDKEVTSGIRIKIGEVEVLTKKDGDHLVSKKTRKENRPRIANGTTKNGNNGKVKTAPAEGELVPPDGGWGWLVLIAAVTVNFLIPGTVKSFGVLFVEFLEVFDASPAAAAWIPALCYFLYSSLGPLSSVLSVKYSYRTVTLIGGTFAAAGMMLSYFADSVIFLCISYGVLVGTGAGLAFPPTVYIVTSYFVRLRGLANGLCISGSALGSIFLPPVLGMLLKEYGYRGAVLIMGALTLNVWASALLYDPVEKHLKPAPASNDPEDPEVAEGVSITVASPDDEKNPNSPLISPQSNGNRSITVPKSASSVALENYKNTPIQGIARKVSVPSGNHMAGEMRSTPALHVVPERGDFDGGKLSRRRPPPRSPSTSSFNYISTPYHGSTLSALHPEHASTLTLNAISSTFKKSPEKDLKSESKKENKFFDVSLFKDPVYLVILISNSTNAVSYTNFVILLPAYAISLGYSKNMSSLLLSIVSILDLTGRIGGSALSDVAIMPKHWYFVGGLLVSGISLALLPMSTSYTMLAVSCGVFGLASGIYVGITAVIMADMLGMEKLTSSYGISLFVNGIIQLVGPPICGLVFEQIGSYGPLFTFLGVVLILGSSLWAYMPVIRKRQAKESMAVAVAERL comes from the exons ATGCCGCAGGATGATAAAGAAGTTACGTCGGGCATCAGGATAAAAATCGGCGAAGTAGAAGTCCTGACAAAGAAGGACGGGGATCATCTGGTGTCCAAAAAAACCCGGAAGGAAAATCGGCCGAGGATCGCAAACGGGACGACCAAAAACGGAAACAATGGAAAAG tAAAAACAGCGCCGGCGGAGGGAGAGCTGGTACCCCCAGACGGAGGTTGGGGATGGCTGGTGCTCATCGCCGCCGttacggtgaattttttgataccgGGAACAGTGAAATCATTCGGTGTActttttgttgaatttctcGAAGTTTTTGACGCCTCACCCGCGGCCGCCGCCTGGATTCCGGCCCTTTGCTATTTCCTCTACAGTTCTCTGG GACCATTGTCCAGCGTCTTGTCGGTCAAATATTCCTACAGGACGGTAACGCTGATAGGCGGTACGTTTGCTGCGGCGGGGATGATGCTCAGTTACTTTGCCGAttccgttatttttctttgcattAG CTATGGAGTCCTCGTGGGAACTGGAGCGGGTCTCGCGTTTCCACCCACTGTTTACATAGTGACGTCTTACTTCGTTAGACTTAGGGGGCTCGCGAACGGTCTTTGCATTTCCGGAAGCGCGCTTGGTTCGATATTTCTACCACCGGTCCTCGGAATGCTTTTAAAGGAATATGGTTACAG AGGTGCCGTGCTGATAATGGGCGCTTTGACGTTGAACGTCTGGGCTAGCGCACTCCTCTATGATCCCGTAGAAAAACATCTAAAACCGGCACCGGCGAGCAACGATCCCGAGGATCCAGAGGTTGCGGAGGGAGTATCGATCACGGTAGCATCTCCGGACGACGAAAAGAACCCCAACAGCCCACTGATATCGCCGCAATCGAACGGCAACAGATCCATCACGGTACCGAAGAGTGCTTCTAGCGTTGCCttggaaaattataaaaatacaccaATTCAGGGAATCGCTCGAAAAGTTAGCGTGCCATCGGGAAATCATATGGCAGGTGAGATGCGGAGCACACCCGCGTTGCACGTTGTTCCCGAACGCGGTGATTTCGACGGTGGAAAATTGAGCAGGCGACGACCCCCTCCGAGATCTCCTAGTACTTCGTCATTCAATTATATCAGTACACCTTATCACGGTAGTACACTTTCAGCATTACATCCCGAACACGCTTCTACCCTGACTTTGAACGCGATTTCAAGCACCTTCAAAAAATCACCGGAAAAAGATTTAAAGAGCGAAAGTAAAAAGGAGAACAAATTCTTCGACGTTAGCTTATTCAAGGATCCGGTGTATCTTGTTATTCTGATATCAAATTCTACAAACGCCGTTAGTTACACAAACTTTGTAATCCTTTTGCCCGCCTACGCGATATCTTTAGGGTACAGCAAAAATATGTCATCGCTATTACTGTCGATCGTTTCCATCCTGGATTTGACCGGGCGAATCGGAGGATCGGCTTTGTCCGATGTCGCTATAATGCCGAAGCACTGGTACTTCGTAGGAGGACTTCTTGTTTCTGGAATTTCTCTAGCCCTCCTTCCCATGTCGACGTCGTACACAATGCTCGCCGTGTCCTGTGGGGTATTCGGGCTCGCCTCTGGAATATATGTTGGAATAACCGCGGTAATTATGGCAGATATGTTGGGGATGGAAAAGCTGACTTCATCCTACGGAATATCCTTGTTTGTAAATGGAATCATTCAGTTAGTCGGGCCACCGATATGCGGTCTGGTATTCGAGCAAATCGGAAGTTATGGTCCGCTTTTTACATTCCTTGGCGTCGTTCTAATCCTAGGATCATCACTGTGGGCTTATATGCCGGTGATTAGAAAACGACAAGCTAAGGAATCGATGGCAGTCGCTGTGGCTGAACGGTTATAG